Genomic window (Sulfurimonas sp.):
TATACTTAATAGACTCTCCTGTTGTAAGAGTAGCATACTGATATGTCCTCACTCCTAAAGAGTGAGAACTTAAAAGTGGATTTTCAACCATTGAAATATATCTTTATCTCTAAAATAATCTACGATAAATATTCCTTTCATTTTTATGTCTATCCATTTCAAGAACTACACTATGTTTGTCATATAGTGCTGCATAATTTATTGCTAATGCTGGTACCATTGATGGAATGTTTGTTAACATATTAAATGGCATAGAACCTCCATTAGTAATAAAGAAAGAATCATGTAATTTTGCGAAAGAATTCACTCCTGGAAGCCAACTTAACATTTTCATAAATTCTGATTTATCAGAAGCAATGTGCTCATTAGCAAACTCAACAAGTTTATATTCTGACTTAGTGTCTCCACTTAATCCCATCTGATTAGGGCCATCTTTTCTGAATGTAGTATCTTTACCTACCGAACTATTATAAAGATATCTAGCACTTGCAGTGGCAATACCCATCTTAAATCCATCAGCAAATTTACCACCATTTATCTTAGAGTTTATTCCTCCGACAGCACCTTTAGCTACAACCCTTCCCAATTGAGCCATATTAGACATTTCTCCAGCTTTACTTAGACCAGCATAGTATCCACCAACAGCACCACCTATTGCACCAGTCAAGGCACCGGTCAAGGCACCTTTCCATGTTCCTGTAATTATTGCCCCGGAGGCAAAACCTGCTACTGCCCCTGCAGCCATTGAAGCACCAATCCCTGTACCAAACCAGCCAGCCCAAAGAGCAGCTACCGCTGGAGCAGCTGTGCCTAAAGTAACCACAGTAATTACTATTGCAACAATAACAGCAACTATTACCCTCCAATTTTTCTTAACAAAGTTAACAACCTTCTTAAAAAATTTAGCAATAGACCCAAAGAAAAACCCACTAGGATCAACATACTTAAGCGGATTGTTCTTAACATAAGAGTATCTGTTATAACTCTGCGTATCATATGGTGCTTGTATGTATGGGTCAGCACTTAGAAACTTTCCTATTACTGGGTCATAAACTCTTCCATTCATGTGTATAAGGTTGAACTCGCTTATGTGTTCGTGTCCTGTAAATCCTCTTTTTGTGATGGCGTTAGCATCATCTACTTGATTTATCCAATCACCTACTATTCTCTCGCCAAAAGGTTTGTAAGCCAGTCTTTGTATAACTTCACCTGACTCATTTGTAACTGTGTCTGTAGAATTAAGTGCACCTTTATGTAAGTATCTTACACTTGGTACAAGCAATTCTCCATCATCTTCTTCTACATTTATAGCTACAAGATTACCGCCTGCGTATATGAAGTTTTTGTATCTTACTTTTGCATTTATTATCTCTTTTTCAAAGAGTTTTCCTGCGTAGTATGTTGTATCTCCATCTAAAGTCTTCTTGTATCTTGCTCTGTTTGGAGCGTAGAAGAAGTTTGTCTTGTGGTTTGAGTCTTCTATTTGTGTAGGTTTGTTATAAGAACTGTATGTTATGGTCGTGTCATTTTTTCTAACGGCATTACCATTTGCATCGTACTCATAAGTGTTAGAACCCGCAGCTACAACTTGATGAGCTTTTTGGTAAGCATAAGAGCCTAGGTCTGATTTACTTAACATATTTCCTATAGAGTCATACGCATAAAGTATCTCTGTTGAAAAACTATCTCCTGTTATATTTGCAGAGCTAACTCTGTTTAGAGCATCATAAGTAAACGAAGAAGTAATATTTTGTTTTGCATCTACGCGTGAGAGAACATTATTCATATCATCAAAGGTATATGAGATATCTCTTATATCATTATCACCGTTATAGCCTGTAGTGATATAGTTTAGATGTCCATTCGCTTTGTTGTACTCTTTTTTCGTAATAAGACCATTTCCGATAATATCACTTATAACTCTACCAAACTCATCAGCCTTTAAGACCTTGTAGAAGTAGTTATAGTTTTTATCATCTAACATATCAAAGTATGTTGTGCTTGAAAGTGTCTCTATTTTATTTACGGCATCTATATGTTTAGTCTTATAGTTTACAACCTTTTGAGAAAGACCCTGTGCTGCCACTAAAAGAGACCGTGTTTGAGCAATATGAGAGTTAATCATATCTTTTTCTTGTTGCAGATAAGCAGCTTCTAGTGAGCCATTTACAAGTATTCCATCTACGGAAGTGATGGCGTTGTTTAGATTTACAAGTGCCATATCTATGTAGAAACGGGTTTGTGCTCTAAACTTAGATGCTACAAACTCATAGAAGTTAGCATCTTTAAACTTACTAGCCATTTTGAGAAAGTAATTTACTCTGTTTAGTGCTTTTATGGACTCATCTTGTGCATCATTTGAAGATGTCTTTAAAAGCAGAGCTGTTTGTATGGAGAGAGCTGCTGTCTCTTTTAGCTGTGTTTTTAGACTCTCATCTGTTATATCGTTTGCCAAAGCTAAAAAGAGATTTCCTTTTGCACTCTGTTTCTCTGCTTGATTAGAGTAGTTTACCGCTTCACTTGCAAACTGCATCGAGACATTTAAGCTATCTTCTATAGCATTTTTTATCTCATCGTATGAGTAGAGATTACTAGTAACTTTTGGAGATTTTACAGCTTGTAGGTAACCTTGCTTATTATATTCGTTGATAGAAGTAAAACCATCAGGACTGATAGTCTTCTCTAATTTACCTTCACTATTGTAAACATAAGAAGTATTAAATACATTAGCATCTATAAACTCTTTTATATTTTGTAGTCTTCCAAAGTTATCGTAGTAAAACTCCTTCCTATAGTCAGCGTTTTGGACATAAGAGAGTTTTCCTATACCTTTTACACTTCTGTCATAAGTCCAAGTTGTCTCACCCTCAGCTTCTACTCTTTTTACCATACGACCAAGCAGGTCATAAGTCATAGTAGAGAATTGACCTTTTGCATCTGTCTGTTTTATAAGTTTACCAAGAGCGTTATACTCATAAGACCAGATACCCATATCCGGATCATTCATACCTATTTTATTTCCAAATAAATCATAAGTAAGAGTAATTACATTACCTTTAGAGTCTGTAGTTTGTACTAACTTTCCAAAAGCATCATACTTATAGTCTATAAAAGAATTACCCTCTATGACTTTTAGCTTTTTACCTATGATATTATTTTTAGTAGTTTTTGCTTGAGTATTAGCTTTTGTAGTTGTAACATCAAGACCGCTATAAACTACTGTGTTTTGGATTCTGTTTCCTGTTGCTCCTGGTCTGTCAGTAGATGTAACTCTTCCAAGTGCATCATATGTATTGTAGATGTATACAGAAGCATCTATTTCATAGTGAGGAGTTGTATATTTTACTACTCTGCCTAAAGCATCGTAGAAAGTATCTTCATAGATTTTTGAACCATCAAAGCCTACTTTTATAGTTCTTATCTTTTTACCAGCTTTGTTAAAGTAGGCAATAGACTCAGGTGAACCTGTACTCTTTTTAGTAACTCTAAACATACTGTTTGCTATTGAGTTATCCCAAGCATTGGACCAAATAGTAGATGAGCCATCAGCTCTTAACTCTTGAACTTTTTTACCCATAGCGTCATAACTAAAGCTTGTACTTAAACTATTTGGACCAGTTATTTTTATAAGCTGGTTATTTATATCGTACTCTCTATTTTCACTATGTCCCAAAGAGTTGATAATCTTGATAATATTTTTACCCTGTGCATCATAAAGATACTTTGTACTTCTAGCTTCTATATCTGTACCACTTACTGTCTCTAGTATTTTATTACCTGAAGTGTCATACTGATATGATTTTACAAGTTGTTTCGCACTGGCTGGTTCTATAACCTCTGAGCTAAGAGTTCCTTTCTCTACATCATAGATAAAAGCAGATGTCTTCTCAACAGTTGAGCCATCAGCATGAACATGTGTCACTTTTGCACTAGTCAGACGAGATAGTATCCATTTTGACTCATCGTTTGTGTAGACATTCTGAGTAATGATTGAGTAGTTCTCAGCGTCGTTCTTTGTTGTAGTTTTAATGTTTAGGATATTGCCGTACTTATCAAAGTTTGAGTTTATAGTCTCATGTGTGAGTAGGTAAGCTCCGTTGATATCGTTCTTTATCTGAGTATTTCCTGTTATCTCTAAGTTTAAGATAGCTGGATTACTGAAGTAGCTTTGCTGTTGAATACTACTACTCTCACTAGAGAGTTTTGTGCTTTCTCCTAGATATGACTCACTGTTTTTTGAGATTCCAACAAATGGGAAGGTTTGATGATACTCTGTAATGGTTTTAGTATTTGAAATATCATTAAAAGTTTCTATTTTTGAAAATCCAAGAGAACCTCTCTCTCTATGAACTTTAAATCCTTCATACTTAAATGTAGTAGTATTAAACCCACCAACTGCATCTGCAACTTTAAAAGATTTTACTATACTCATAGGAGATGCTTTAATATCAAGCTCTGGAAGTTCTGCATCTTCTAAAGCTGTATAAATCTCAGCATCTCTAAGAGTTGAATATTCTATTTGCAAGTCTTGGTCTTTTGAGTTGTTTACTGAAATGATTTTTGCTTTTTTGGTTTGGTTTATCTGTACCCAGTATCCATATTGACTTGTTGTATAATTGTAGTGGTGAACTCTATCTGGTAATCCATCTCCATTTACATCTAAAAAAGTACTATA
Coding sequences:
- a CDS encoding RHS repeat-associated core domain-containing protein, whose amino-acid sequence is MKFKHILLTLLFLSINAYAIVGATKGSADVAQGSFTYDVEVITPKGVSGLQPSLRLNYNSSNSGNSIFGVGFSISGLSSITKCNESLFDEKADSSRNYNYCLDGQKLLLVDTAQEYGSENSEYKTEINNHSKIVKTKTSWKVWSKDGLIHEYGNTADSNDGEVFYKISKISDRYDNDIDFIYASGNNHRYIKQIKYSNNTIDFIYEDRDDKKKLSTRGVTTNIDKRVKKISINTANKEVSSYELNYEYSNNFSRITNITECANGECLEPVVFGWEETLSKFGEMENWGQNSTDNLFYRTTYSLSDGSAMSSFIDLNGDGLPDKVHYYNTATSQYGYWVQINTGHSFGEMENWGQNATDNAQYRPTWTGTNGSHSSFLDVNGDGLPDRVHHYNYFTGKYAYWVQLNTGHSFGPMEDWGGSTHTSQYNQTWSDASGTLSSFLDVNGDGLPDRVHHHNYFTGKYAYWVQLNTGHSFGPMEDWGGSTHTSQYNQTWSDASGTLSSFLDVNGDGLPDRVHHHNYFTGKYAYWVQLNTGHSFGPMEDWGGSTHTSQYNQTWSDASGTLSSFLDVNGDGLPDRVHHNNYTIGQRGYWVQINSGSSFGEMQNWGQNATYNEQYRLTYSDASGTLSSFLDVNGDGLPDRVHHYNYTTSQYGYWVQINTGSSFGEMENWGQNASNPLEYRQNWIGGLITYSTFLDVNGDGLPDRVHHYNYTTSQYGYWVQINQTKKAKIISVNNSKDQDLQIEYSTLRDAEIYTALEDAELPELDIKASPMSIVKSFKVADAVGGFNTTTFKYEGFKVHRERGSLGFSKIETFNDISNTKTITEYHQTFPFVGISKNSESYLGESTKLSSESSSIQQQSYFSNPAILNLEITGNTQIKNDINGAYLLTHETINSNFDKYGNILNIKTTTKNDAENYSIITQNVYTNDESKWILSRLTSAKVTHVHADGSTVEKTSAFIYDVEKGTLSSEVIEPASAKQLVKSYQYDTSGNKILETVSGTDIEARSTKYLYDAQGKNIIKIINSLGHSENREYDINNQLIKITGPNSLSTSFSYDAMGKKVQELRADGSSTIWSNAWDNSIANSMFRVTKKSTGSPESIAYFNKAGKKIRTIKVGFDGSKIYEDTFYDALGRVVKYTTPHYEIDASVYIYNTYDALGRVTSTDRPGATGNRIQNTVVYSGLDVTTTKANTQAKTTKNNIIGKKLKVIEGNSFIDYKYDAFGKLVQTTDSKGNVITLTYDLFGNKIGMNDPDMGIWSYEYNALGKLIKQTDAKGQFSTMTYDLLGRMVKRVEAEGETTWTYDRSVKGIGKLSYVQNADYRKEFYYDNFGRLQNIKEFIDANVFNTSYVYNSEGKLEKTISPDGFTSINEYNKQGYLQAVKSPKVTSNLYSYDEIKNAIEDSLNVSMQFASEAVNYSNQAEKQSAKGNLFLALANDITDESLKTQLKETAALSIQTALLLKTSSNDAQDESIKALNRVNYFLKMASKFKDANFYEFVASKFRAQTRFYIDMALVNLNNAITSVDGILVNGSLEAAYLQQEKDMINSHIAQTRSLLVAAQGLSQKVVNYKTKHIDAVNKIETLSSTTYFDMLDDKNYNYFYKVLKADEFGRVISDIIGNGLITKKEYNKANGHLNYITTGYNGDNDIRDISYTFDDMNNVLSRVDAKQNITSSFTYDALNRVSSANITGDSFSTEILYAYDSIGNMLSKSDLGSYAYQKAHQVVAAGSNTYEYDANGNAVRKNDTTITYSSYNKPTQIEDSNHKTNFFYAPNRARYKKTLDGDTTYYAGKLFEKEIINAKVRYKNFIYAGGNLVAINVEEDDGELLVPSVRYLHKGALNSTDTVTNESGEVIQRLAYKPFGERIVGDWINQVDDANAITKRGFTGHEHISEFNLIHMNGRVYDPVIGKFLSADPYIQAPYDTQSYNRYSYVKNNPLKYVDPSGFFFGSIAKFFKKVVNFVKKNWRVIVAVIVAIVITVVTLGTAAPAVAALWAGWFGTGIGASMAAGAVAGFASGAIITGTWKGALTGALTGAIGGAVGGYYAGLSKAGEMSNMAQLGRVVAKGAVGGINSKINGGKFADGFKMGIATASARYLYNSSVGKDTTFRKDGPNQMGLSGDTKSEYKLVEFANEHIASDKSEFMKMLSWLPGVNSFAKLHDSFFITNGGSMPFNMLTNIPSMVPALAINYAALYDKHSVVLEMDRHKNERNIYRRLF